Below is a window of Dromiciops gliroides isolate mDroGli1 chromosome 5, mDroGli1.pri, whole genome shotgun sequence DNA.
tttttttttttttttttttaggcaatgggggttaagtgacttgcccagagtcacacagctagtaagtgtcaagtgtctgaggccggatctgaactcaggtactcctgaatccagggccagtgctttaaccactgcgccatctagctgccccctggggccaTTAATTTTGAGGCAAACAGCCTAGAGAGGTAGGTGGCATAACGCATAGGGCCTTGGACcagcagtcaagaagacctgagtgcaaatccagcctcatttctttactagctgtgtgaccttagacaagtcacttaaaccagaCTGTCTAAGGAGGGACAGacaggtcagaaatggagcatGTAAAATCTCCTATGACAATTATTAATAGAACTGGGTCCGTGTATAGCCTCTTGCACTTCTAGCCTGGGTGATGTAGGGAGACTTAgtcaagaaaaatggagaaaagaaaaagaagggaagtcaaggaaagaaaagagcaagAATATTTGAACCttccaactaaaaaaaaaaatgtgtgtaatTCTGAAACCCCATGTATCTATGTCTCTAAGCCGGAGCAGGATCCTCTGTCCATTTGGAGCCCCACGGTAGCTCATCCTCCATGTGGCTTATCTGGGGGAGGATCCTATGGTACTTAGGTGTATCTTTGGGTCACTGACTCAGCACTGACTCAGCAGAGGGTGGAGGgccttttataatattttctttggaGAATTCCCactcaacaataataatacaatttATGTTACTAGGTTGGCAATGATGAAATGACCCTAGAACATTTAAGTGCCCATAAATCCTGCTGAATACAAAGCCATCTTGGGAGAACAAGAACTAGAGCTgtaatttccatttctaaatttctaaTTTCCCATTTTTATCTTAGTTGTTGGGGTAATAgctagccaccccctcccccccatcatgTCTTCTAAAAGGCATTCGGAGAGACAATGTATTTTAGAAAGAGGGAACAAGAATTCCCAGGTCAACCCACAAGCTTCCTTCTAGAAATCCATTTGCAATAAAGATTCACATTTATTTGGGACCTTCTGTACAGAAGTCCTGTGAAGTACTACTTAAGTACTCAATGCAGTGGgggtttttatccccattttacagatgttgaaaTTGAGGCTTAGACCAATGAAATGATTCACCTAAATTCACAAAGTCAGTAAGTGTcagggccaggattcaaatccaggcctttcATTTTCTGTAGAAATCAAATTGGTATTTCAGGAAAATCAATTCATAGTAACTGCTTGTGTTTATGGCAGTGATAGAACCAAAGACCCACAGAACCCATATTATTGATACCAGTGCTACATCAAGCTGAGGCCTGGATGTCGAAACAATAAATCCCTCTGTAATGTGACTTCTATAATCCCTAGGAAAAGCCCCCATCATATTAGGaggatggtatagtggaaagagccttgggttTGGTTTCAGAAGATTTGGGCTCTGACTCTccttagctgtgttaccttgggcaagtctttgatcaatttcctcatctgtacgaTGGGGGTGATTTGTACTACCAACCTCATAGGGCTATtacaaggaaaataatttataatgcaCCATAGAGCACAGAAATTAGGAGCAGTAATTTCAAAGGGGAGAGAAGAACTCCAAGAGGCAAACACAGCAATAATCCCAGTAAATCACAGCTAACATACTAGGAGGagtttaaaagacaagaaatcaTGGTAGTCCAAAGGGGCCATTAATTTTGAGGCAAACAGCCTAGAGAGGTAGGTGGCATAACGCATAGGGCCTTGGACcagcagtcaagaagacctgagtgcaaatccagcctcatttctttactagctgtgtataataatattatattaataatataataatgctATTAACAGCAACATTAATAATTTGTCATCTCTTCTGATatcatttatcatcatcatcttaaaaTCAGACCAGCCCAAGATGCCATCCTCCTTGGCAAACAGAGGGTATCTAATTTCCTGTCCCCCACCCTTGCATTTCCATGTATATCTCTAAGCACTTTCCAGATCACTAAGTAAATAAGACAAGAACTTACACACAGTTGAGCAGATAGGTCCAACCCGGTACCTGGTGCCAAACAAGGAGTACAGGGCTTGTGCTGCATGTTTCCCAACCTCGTCCTGGAGAAAGAGTATAAGAGCAAAGTGAGAAATAATGATCCTCCCTGAAATGACAGACACGTTCACACTGCTCAGGCTTGCTttatttccctcttcctctgcCGCTTCCTATCCCATAAGAGCAGCAGATGCCCCAATTCTATTCACTAATGCCTAGCTGATGAGCTAGCTCGGCCCAgtacagtggtgtcaaattcagatCGGGATGGATCCCTGAAGAGTACatatattgactcagaaaaccacaaatgaacattatttgtgttgtactgtatttttttttttctttaaatgtttcccaactacattttaatttgattcaggTCACATTCCAGATACACCTTCCCAGTAGATAGTGTTGGACTTTGacttctggaagacctgagttttaaccCTGCCTCAGTAActaactcgctgtgtgaccctgcctaggcaagtcacttaacatctatttggcagttttttcatctgtaaaatgggaataataatagtactttccttccagggttgttatgaggatccaatgagataataaaagtaaagggcttagcacagtgtctggctcatagtaagtgctatataaatataagttactactactgctaccactGCTGccgctactactactactactactgctgctgctgctgttgccgctgccaccaccaccaccaccaccaccaccactactacacctcagcttcctcagctttaaaatagATAGAATGATAGCAGCtatcttacaaggttgttgtgaggactgatGAGATCATTTGTGTAAAATGATTTACAAACCTTAAGATTGCTAGCAATCagtattggtgaaaagaatcagAAAGGCAGGATAGGTGAGGTGAAGAGGTGTCAAAGAGAGAGGACTCACTGTGCCTTACAATGGATGCCCCAGCTCAGACTCCGGGCATTTTCTCCTGCTCTCCTCCacacctggaatgctttccctcctcatctctgcagCCCGGCTTCCTTCatgttccagctaaaatcccacctttccaAAGCCGCTGGATGCTAGTACTTTCTTTCtgctgattatctccattttatcctgtctatatcttgtctgtacacagttgtttgtgtgttttctcccccattagtcCAAGAGTCCCTTGAGAGAAGGGATCGTctattgtctttctttgtatcccagtttAGTGCCCGGCCCATTGGTTgttctgttgtgtccaactcttcgtgaccccgtggaccatactgtccatgtgattttcttggcaaagatactggaatggtttgccatttccttctccggtggattaagagaaatagaagttaagggacttgcccagggtcacatagctaataagtatctgaggctggatttgaactcaggtattcctgactccagacccagggtctatgcactgagccacttagctgcccctacctggcatgtagtaggcacctaataaatgcttgactaaTTTAAAGTCAGGAGTAGGTTTAATGTCTTGCTTGGCCACTTAGCTGGATAACCTTGAATGAATAGACCTcaatcatttgtcaaatgaggaatCTGGACTAACTGGcatctaaagtctcttctagttctgataGTTTATGAGAACTTGATCTAGGTGAGGAGCAGGAAAGGTTAAGGTAGATCCTTCAGGTAGAAATACCCTGACTGGGACTGATCGCCACTAGGTGGAGGCAGAAGGAAGTATTCAGAGCAGAGTGATTACAGAAGGGTTTAAATGCTATCACCTCTCAAGTGCAGACCCAGAGATAagagaatgaaggaggaacaTGGAAGAAAAGTAAGAACCTTTGTCAATCAAAGACTATTTTGTACACATACAACCTATATCggtttgctttctgtcttgaggacagggagtgaagggagggagggagaaaagtttgaaactcaaaatcttatgaaaacaaatggtgACAACTATCTCTacattaactggaaaataataaaatacttttatgataaaaaaagaaatgaaccatTAAAAATAATCATAGACTCAATTACAAAAGGTTTGGGGGGGAATAACAATTTGTGAGGACATGTGAAAGCAATCCATGGCAGTGGGGAGGTGGAGGGCTGGGGGGGAGGAAGAACTAGAGGCTGAGGAGGGTACCTATGGGCTaaatagaaacaatagaaatagaaataataaataataaatgggtgtttattaattttattataaattatattctaTAATTATTGCATTATAATGtgaattaaatataaatgaaattaaaatcaaaaggcttaaatgtaaataattatccattagattttagattcattgagagcagggactatgttttgcctcttcttgtatccttagctcttagcacagtgcctgacatatagtgagtgcttaatacaTGTCTATTGGTTAACTTATTATTACTAAGCAAGTTTAGTTGGTTATATGGATGCTGAAAATTGTTTCTAATAaaccatttaattttaaatgtatcaGGTCttacaatgaaagaaaaatggaaagattttaaGGGCTTCAAAGAATTCCTATGAATATGTAGGCAACCTGCTCCTCCCTTTCCCAATTTAATTTTTGGGGCTGAACCTGTGGTTTCATCGGTATCAGGAACTCCCATTGTAAAAAGGTTCCTTCACTCATACAGACTAGCAAGTCATCCATAACtgatggtcttagagagtttcctgggtcTCTGAGATGTTAGTTTGTGGCAGAGGCAAAACTCAAATCCGGGTCTTCTTGACCACAAAGctggccttctatccactataGAATATTACCTCctgccaatctaataggtgtctattttcatttttagataCATCCAAGAAAGGAGTTTTAAGAATCGAGAAATCCAGAGTGGCCCAGACTGATACTATGGGATACATTTTGATGAGCAAGGAATGCCAACATTGCAACCTCAGTTTGGGTTCTAGAGACTGTAGATGATTACAGCCCACCATCTCAACTCCATTTGGTGAGATCTGGCAATCTGGTTTTAGGACCAGTGCTTAAGAAgtcattgttgggggcagctaggtggcactggccctggattcagaagtacctgagttcaaatccagcctcagacacttgacattagctgtgtgaccctgggcaagtcactgaacccccattgccccgcaaaaaaaaaaaaagaagtcattgtaattcagtcatgtccaactatttgtgactcttttttgagggtttttcttggcaaatatactggactggattgccttttccttctctccagctcatttaccagatgaggaaacagaggcagacagggttaagtgacttgcccagggtcacacagctagcaagtgtctgaggccagatttgaacttaggaagatgagtcttcctgactctaggccctgcaatctatccactgtgccacctagctgctctctaacAAGTGACAAAAAATCTTAATGCTGTCTCTAAAACCTAAATTTTGTCCCTGACCCGGTGACATTTCCTGAGAAATGGTTATTTCCCCATTCATGCCTATAGATCAGTGGGTCTTACTTAATATTTGGaatgtcatggaccccttaggcaatctggtgaaacctatcaATTTCTTGGGAAAATGTTTCTAGATACATAAAgcacatagaattacaaaggaaaccaattatattaaaataagttatcaaaatatattttttaagttcatggatccAGGTTCAAAATCCTAAAAATCTATGCCCATTTTGTGTGTGGCATGGGTATGAGAACAATTCTGTTGCTCATGAACATTTTTGGATGAGTCACTTTGCTATTCTGtcttaattaaatattttgctAGTAGATATGTAATTTATGCATGGCCTGGTGAATAAGGACTGTGACCTGTGTCCTGGAATAGCAGCTTAAGCTGTATTTACATAACTAAGTGACCCAAAGGTCACCTGAGGTCCTTATAGATCCCAGCACTGAGAGCAAGCCAGTTACAAATggttgtttaataaatactaaaagCCTTTCTAGGCTTAGTAGGCTATTCCAGAGATTGGAATTCTCTGCTATCTCACAAGGAGATAGCAGAATAAAACTTTAATGGAAGTTCTATATAGTTAAGttcatttagggggcagctagttggtgcagtagatagagcaccggccctggattcaggaggacttgagttcaaatttggcctcagacacttgacacttaccagctatgtgtccttgggcaagtcacttaaccctcattgccccacaaaaaaaaaataaataaataaaattttaaagttcatttaaaaatgtaaagggggacacagctaggtggcgcagtggatagagcaccggccctggattcaagaggatctgagttcaaatccggcctcagacacttaacacttactagctgtgtgaccctgggcaagtcacttaaccctaattgcctcactaaaaaagaaaaaaaaaacgtaAAGGGAATCCAAGGTACTTTTTGGGAGGTCAGTAATGTTCAAACAGACTCTTGGCTTGCAGGCAGCAGGAATAACTCATTATGAAGAGAAGGCTGCAGaaattcttctcctttctatGCTAGGAAGGGTTGCTGGGCCTCAGGGCACCTGCACCCTAGCTTTGCTCAGGTCATACTGATGTAGCATTCATACACCTAGAATGACAAGTCCCCAAATAGCTTTCATCTATGTGCCCTACATGGGAAGAGGAGCCGGTGGGAGACAGGAAGCTGCTTGCTGAGTCCCACCTTCCCCCTGCCAAACTCCTTCAGAGAAAGAAGCTTTTGATGCTAGCCCAACAGTAGGGTCTGCTACTCATGGTTCCTCCATTGTTTGGCTCTGTAAATTTGGACTGTATGACAAGATAAATGGAAAGGCCAAAGAGTAGAGAATGAGCACAGACCTCAGGGAGGTCACAGAAATTCCTAACTATTCCTCAGGCTCACTTGAGGCTGCCGTGTAATCCTGcttcaaaggaaaatgagagagatggggaggaacaGTTCTCTCCtctttacaactctaaatctgttGTCACAGCCCAAAGAGTAGAGGAGAAGTAGATAGAGTGAAGCTCTAATAAAACAGACCCATGTTTTCTGACTTTTCTTTAAATACAGGGCACTTCCAAAGTCTTAATGTGgtcttaagctattaaagctggGGGACACCCTATAGAAAAatgttattataaaataaaagaaaggtttgttgcactgggggaaaaaaagctttttagCTTAATGAAAATTGAAAAGTATAACAAAAGATTTGAATATTTAATATTGATGGAGTTGAGGGAAGAAAGATGAACtcttgcattgttggtggatctgtggatcaatataaccattttggaaagccatTTAGAATTATGCAGATAAAGTgactaaaacattaaaaaaatgttattataacGCTCAGGTAAGATTATCAGATGGCATTAAGAAGCAAGagtaggggcagctggatggcgaagtggttaaagcatcggccctggagtcaggagtacctgagttcaaatctggcctcagacacttaacacttactagctgtgtgaccctgggcaagtcacttaaccccaattgcctcactaaaaaaaaaaaaagaaagaaagaaaaaaaaagaagcaagagtaAAAAGCCCCATTAGTGGCCACCTGAGGGAAATGGTCACTTACCAGTTCAGCAAAGTCAGGGGCGTTGTTGCATGTGTACCCATAAGGATACATCAGGAGCTGTGAGTAGCTATGGATGTCAATGAAGCTTTGGAAATTCCCATGGCTTTCGATGAAATCCACCACCGATTTCACTTCGACTTCTGAATTAGGCTTCGGTCCACGGTATACTTCAGAACAGGGTTCATCACTGGATCCTTGTCCTGTGACAGGAACCAACCCGAGCAAAGACATTAATAAGAACCCAGACTCTTAAAGATTCTGGATGGACAAAACtatttaatttgattaaattcaAGAAGCTAAGTACCCATGGTGTACAAGGAACAGTACTTGGTGCTGAGAACAAAATAACTAAACTGGAACAGTCCCTTGGCTTCAAGGGGCTTCTGTTCTGCCATAGGAATATAGCGTGTACACAGGTaaatataagaatatttttaGTAGCAATACCCCTTCTCCTAAATTGCCATGAGCCCTTcagtctcctccccacccccaccaaaaaaaaacaccctttccTCTCTTTAACCAGAAATTCAGCTTAGTTTTTATCTATAATAATCCGGCTAGAAATCATATGGGAAGGTATCAAGTATCTTTTCTTATAGTTACAAATTATAATTTACACTGGAAATCTCCCTCCACTACCATCCTATTCCAGCACCCCACCATGACGTAGATGGGACTATGGATTCACAAAAGCAGATCCTATACCAGGCCAGGAAGGCTTTAAATACAGCCCAGAAACAGCCTATCACCAGCAGGTTAGCCACTAGGGAATCTGTCAAAAAGCATgcaggagaggcagctaggtggcgcagtggatagagcaccggccctggaatcaggagttcctgagttcaaatccggcctcagacacttaacacttactagctgtgtgaccctgggcaagtcacttaaccccaattgcctcactaaaaaaaaaaaaaaagcatgtaggAAACATCTACTTTATGATCCAattggataatatttgtaaaaactcttagcacagtgtcctgcatatagtaggctcttaataaatgttccttttccttcccttttcttttttatttgttgtaaaaaaggatgactctctgggagagggaggaggaggaatgtaTTGGGAGGTCGACAAGCATTTCAAcaagacagcaagcatttattgagcacttactgtgtaccaggtgcTGGTGCTGTGTTggtgtaggtgatgtaaaaacaaaagatacaacaaaatattttaatgactatATCCTACCGAAAAAGGTTGCATTCCAGTTCCTATTTGGGTCAACTCCTACACATCTACTTCCGAGAGTGTGGGATCTAGTCTTCCTCCAGAAGCGGTCCTAGAAAATCCACCCGAGAAAGCAGTCAGATGCAAAGGATTCATTACTACGACCCATACACTGGCCCACGGACTCTCAGAGTTAGAAAGGCTCTGGGAGATCACATTAACTCCAAACTGCAAAATCAGAAGGTGCCTTTGAACAACTACCTACAGTACCTGAATCTGTCCCTGGACAAGAATCCACCCTGCAATCTCACCCCAAAGTAGTGATCTAGTCAGAAGAACCAGTGAAAGGGATCTCATTACCTcccaagggggaaaggggggcattgcttcttttggacagctccaaatGAACACTGTCCTTAAATTTTCTCCATGTGTTGagcttaaatctgcctctgcCCTGATGTCAGACAGAACAAATCTAACTCCATTTCCCCATTACTAACATTTCAAAATACTTAAAGATTAAAGACtcgaacaagcatttatttacacAACCAAAGCTCTTGACTCCCAGCCGGCTCCATCTGGAGTTACTCACTTTGGTTTGAGAATAGACATATCCATCAGGATTGGCCACAGGCATCAGGAAGATATCCATTTTATCCAGGATGGAGGTGATGTTTGGTTCGTTCCCAAAGTCAGATGCAATCTAAGCGGAGGAGATAAAGCCCCCATCAGTTGAACCATCCAAGGAGGTGTTGTTAGAACTGACCTTTCCCCCAACTCCTCTGAGAAATGTTCCACTAACTGTGACTGCATGACTGACTACCTTCAGAGACACAACGCTAGGCAAAATCTGATTATTAAGGCATCAGTCACTTGAGTGACGTTTCATAGAGTTATGGAATGTtaaggcagggattcttaaccttttgtgtcatggacacaAAGTCTGGTGAAAGCCTACAGATTGCTTCtctgaataatgcttttaaatgcataaaatgaaatatatagaattacaaaggaaaccgattgtattgaaatacagtttaaaatttttttaattaaaaatttttaaaaaagaaatacagttacaataatatttttaaaagcaagttcacagactcaaggttaagaacctctgctctaaggTACCTTAGGGACCATGTAGTTCAGTCTCTTTTttgcaaaaaaggaaattgagaactAGAGATGAGATGGTTTGACCAACGTTACACAATAACACCAtctagtgtttatatagcactataaGGTTgtctaagcactttataatattatcttatttgatcttcacaacaaccctgggaggtaaatgctattgttgttttcattttacagatgaggaaactgaggctcatagcaGCCaatcaacttgcccagggttaagagaggttaagcaatttgccgaTCTAGGAAGCGTTTAAGGTTGGATTTTGACTTGACTCTGGGTTCAATGTGCTAGCCCCTCCTAGCACACTGTCTgatagaatccaggtctcctgaattTGCTCCTATGAATATAGGTGTGATCAGCTTGTCAATTCCTGTCTGTGATAAGTTCCTCCCTTTGGTTGTAGGGGTGAGGGGAACATTTTCCAGCCTACCATAGTACAAGCAAGgaaatttcctatttatttataaCATTCCCACAAAGGGCCTAGCTGATCTGCAGGTTAGAAGATTTTGAGGGGCTCCAAGAAGGCAAACCCACCCCCAAACTATTTCCTCCACACCAGCCTCTCATTAATATCTGAAATTCCACTATCTGTCCTCGGTTAAAATGCAAATCACCCTCAGAGTAGGTTATAACACGAGAACCTGTTATATGGCATTTTCTCCTTATTGTGAATAGGTTCATTTGTCACTTTCCAATGTGACAGCTAGCTGGGAACAAGTTTCTATCCAGAGGAGGCTGGAGAGGCAGTGAGAGCATTGAGTACCAAAGAGGGTATGGGACAGCTATGAAGGAAGATCCCTGAAGGCAACCTTTGCCTGCTTTACAACTTTGCCTGGGGCTGATCCTGTTCCTTCAGGGTCCCTGAGAACAGAATGAACGTTGGTCATCTGCCAGGTTGTATACCATCAACAATACATTTTGTCATCTAAGAACATATTTTGTTCCAGTAACTTCCCAACATGTCAGTGAAGCACATTCAGTCCAGCATGTCCTCCCCACTCACTCCCAGGTATAGAAGCCCGATCAGATCTCCCACAAGGTCCCACCTGCCTACCAAAATGTCTAGTACACATGAGAAGATAGGACCTTTCTGGCTATCCATATTCCTGTAGCCTGGGTGATCCATTCACGGGAGTGGATTCCAGCATTCAGCCAAATGGCGGGTCTCTTGCCTTCCCCAGTGCTGAACTGTGAAATGGAAAGCAAATCATAAGACTAGCACCCATTGCCACAGAATGTTACCAAGCACTCTCTCATAACAACACTGTGAAGTAAATAGCTCACATTTTaggatcctcattttacatataagaaaatcaAGGtagaatgacttgcctatggccaTTCTGTTAGCAAGCAGCCAAGCCAGGACTCAAAGTCCAAGTCCATTGTTAATTCCACTATATTCCATGTGTCAAGGAATACTCCTTTTAGCCCTGTCTCTCTGCTAGAAAGTCTTTTCACTATCTCCttcttatgtatttaaaataattcagagATTAAGTTATATCAATGGCACAATTTATCTCATTGGTCTATTGGAAAGTAGCCCAGTTGACTGGCAGTGAGGACCATCCTAAAACAAAAGAGCCTCCAACAACCCTTCAGAGTTTCATAAGCAATCTTTGAGCAGATGGGAAGAAAATGAATTGCTTATATTAGTTATATTTGTAACCTACATTGTACAGTCTATGTGCAAGGTATTCCCTGATTGATTCTGACGTGTCCAAATTCTGTCTCACATATGGCTATTGGTGCTATGGTCAAAAAAAGGATGATAATGTCCTTTGAAAGACCCAGGATG
It encodes the following:
- the LOC122729324 gene encoding carboxypeptidase A4-like isoform X1, coding for MRWLLFFAALIGASYCKEKFNGHQVFQIKARDGNQINKLQELINMENFKLNFWKLPTTTERPVDVVVPSGSLKLVKSFLESHGLEYSISIQDLQLYHEMDSIASDYPNLVSQLKIGYSFEKRPLYVLKFSTGEGKRPAIWLNAGIHSREWITQATGIWIARKIASDFGNEPNITSILDKMDIFLMPVANPDGYVYSQTKDRFWRKTRSHTLGSRCVGVDPNRNWNATFFGQGSSDEPCSEVYRGPKPNSEVEVKSVVDFIESHGNFQSFIDIHSYSQLLMYPYGYTCNNAPDFAELDEVGKHAAQALYSLFGTRYRVGPICSTVYPASGSSIDWAYENGIKYAFTFELRDTGRYGFLLPANQILPTAQETWVALQVIMKHVKDHLY